Proteins from one Pagrus major chromosome 1, Pma_NU_1.0 genomic window:
- the LOC140997288 gene encoding ectonucleoside triphosphate diphosphohydrolase 7-like, whose amino-acid sequence MARITFSCLPASWYCSVSLLSLGCASRQRLLLLVLLFITSAILLLGTYQRQLWGPQRRPGARVNMYLSIAESMEATDVLNPALNYGIVVDCGSSGSRVFVYYWPPHNGNPHTLLDIRQMKDRDRKPVVKKIKPGISTLAKTPVQASDYLHPLLSFAAAHVPKNKHKETPLYILCTAGMRLLPESVQAAILEDLVTDVPLEFDFLFSRSHAEVISGKQEGVYAWIGINFVLGRFDHADEEDATVEVTTGSQNQRPISRRRTVGIMDMGGASLQIAYEVPSSITFTSPEEEEAGKTVLAEFNLGCDVEHTQHVYRVYVTTFLGFGGNMARQRYEDQLVNNTLSKNRFLTTQTGLSEDKPWLDPCLPGGLSDTVVRDNRTLYLRGQGDWTRCQEAVRPFLGLHNGTMSPGGVYQAPINFSNSEFYGFSEFFYCTEDVLRLGGQYDSGKYSRAAMDYCSTKWSTLKQRLDNKLFSQQADISRLKYQCFKSAWMYEVLHSGFRFPADYPSLKTAQLVYDKEVQWTLGAILFKTRFLPLRDLQQETLRQSHSSWLRSSFVYNHHLFSLCILVVVLAILLYILRLRRIHQREQRQAEALNLLWVEEGEALLP is encoded by the exons ATGGCAAG GATCACGTTCTCCTGCCTGCCGGCCTCCTGGTACTGCAGCGTGTCCCTGCTGTCTCTGGGCTGTGCTTCCAggcagaggctgctgctgctggtgctgctctTCATCACTTCTGCCATCCTCCTCCTGGGAACCTACCAGAGGCAGCTGTGGGGCCCGCAGCGGCGGCCCGGGGCCCGAGTCAACAT GTACCTCTCCATCGCAGAGTCCATGGAGGCCACTGACGTCCTCAACCCTGCTCTGAATTATGGGATCGTGGTGGACTGTGGCAGCAGTGGTTCCCGGGTCTTTGTGTACTACTGGCCGCCTCACAACGGGAACCCTCACACGCTGCTCGACATCAGGCAGATGAAGGACCGTGATCGCAAACCAGTCGTCAAGAAGATCAAACCCG GTATCTCCACCCTGGCGAAGACACCAGTTCAGGCCAGCGACTACCTCCACCCTCTCCTCAGCTTCGCTGCCGCTCACGTCCcgaagaacaaacacaaagagacgCCACTCTACATCCTCTGTACTGCCGGCATGAGGCTGCTGCCCGAGAG tgtgcagGCGGCCATCTTGGAGGACCTGGTCACTGACGTTCCCCTGGagtttgacttcctgttttccCGTTCCCATGCTGAGGTCATCTCTGGGAAACAGGAAG GAGTGTATGCATGGATTGGCATTAATTTTGTGTTGGGCCGCTTTGATCATGCTGATGAGG AGGACGCCACAGTCGAGGTGACAACAGGGTCACAGAACCAGCGGCCAATCAGCAGGCGGCGCACAGTGGGCATCATGGATATGGGTGGAGCTTCACTGCAGATTGCCTATGAGGTTCCCAGCTCCATCACCTTCACTTCACCAGAAGAA GAGGAGGCAGGGAAGACTGTCCTCGCAGAGTTTAATCTGGGCTGTGATGTCGAGCACACGCAACACGTTTACAGAGTCTACGTCACCACCTTCCTTGGCTTCGGAGGAAACATGGCCAGGCAGCGCTACGAGGACCAGCTGGTCAACAACACGCTGTCCAAGAACAG GTTTCTGACCACACAGACGGGCCTGAGTGAAGACAAACCGTGGCTGGACCCCTGTCTGCCGGGCGGTCTGTCAGACACTGTCGTGAGGGACAACCGCACTCTGTACCTGAGGGGTCAGGGTGACTGGACTCGCTGTCAAGAGGCCGTCCGACCCTTCCTGGGCCTCCACAACGGCACCATGTCGCCAGGGGGCGTCTATCAG gctCCCATCAACTTCAGCAACAGCGAGTTCTACGGTTTCTCCGAGTTCTTTTACTGCACCGAGGACGTGCTGAGGTTGGGAGGACAGTACGACAGCGGGAAGTACTCCCGAGCTGCTATG GACTACTGCTCCACCAAGTGGTCGACACTGAAACAGCGTCTGGACAACAAGCTGTTCTCTCAGCAGGCAGACATCAGCAGACTCAA ATATCAGTGCTTCAAGTCAGCCTGGATGTACGAGGTACTGCACTCCGGCTTCCGTTTCCCCGCCGACTACCCGAGTCTGAAAACAGCCCAGCTGGTTTACGACAAGGAGGTCCAGTGGACTCTGGGAGCCATCCTGTTTAAAACCCGCTTCCTGCCTCTCAG GGATCTGCAGCAGGAAACGCTGCGTCAGAGCCACTCCAGCTGGCTGCGCTCCTCCTTCGTCTACAACCACCACCTGTTCTCGCTCTGCATCCTGGTCGTGGTGCTCGCCATCCTGCTCTACATCCTGCGCCTGAGGAGGATCCACCAGCGGGAGCAGCGGCAGGCCGAGGCCCTGAACCTCCTCTGGGTCGAAGAGGGAGAGGCCCTCCTCCCCTGA